A genomic stretch from Euwallacea fornicatus isolate EFF26 chromosome 28, ASM4011564v1, whole genome shotgun sequence includes:
- the LOC136347303 gene encoding uncharacterized protein yields the protein MRRSQVSRYLIDVVQSYLQDHFLALPNGEVRELSCGVPQGSVLGPVLWNLFYDELLTVGYPKGVTSVVYADDLALVVEAKNGKILETRVRRAMELVSDTFRRKGLTMATDKTEMVLLVGRRKLTSMSLMVEGVRTAPGAAVLALAKIPPVRLRVEERRIIWERGKESKSEAAEWVMIEWEKEWAVYDGCMKVFVPRIRRWSECEWAKPNYALSQVFTGHGAFGKYLRRIGIERSDHCWFCGNEENGVSDTPEHTLWECPAWEADRAEARLSGLRPDRNVIGSEIVESECKWNAFARMVEKIMNAKRTRENERRRMVQGEVLRDAGRSEPN from the exons ATGAGGAGGTCACAGGTCAGCAGGTACTTGATTGACGTAGTGCAATCGTACCTGCAAGATCATTTTCTGGCGTTGCCTAACGGGGAGGTCCGTGAGTTGTCGTGTGGGGTTCCTCAGGGGTCCGTTCTGGGtcccgtcttgtggaacctgTTCTACGACGAGCTGCTGACGGTGGGTTATCCAAAGGGCGTCACTTCGGTGGTGTACGCGGATGATCTAGCGTTGGTGGTGGAGGCAAAGAACGGGAAAATCCTCGAGACGAGAGTCAGGCGTGCCATGGAACTGGTCTCCGACACGTTCCGTAGGAAAGGCCTGACCATGGCGACGGATAAGACCGAGATGGTGCTCCTGGTCGGACGACGCAAGCTGACAAGCATGAGTCTGATGGTGGAAGGGGTCAG GACGGCTCCGGGCGCAGCGGTGTTGGCTCTGGCCAAAATCCCTCCTGTGCGACTGAGAGTGGAAGAGAGAAGAATAATTTGGGAGCGAGGAAAAGAGAGTAAGAGCGAAGCGGCAGAATGGGTAATGATCGAATGGGAGAAGGAATGGGCCGTCTATGACGGATGCATGAAAGTGTTCGTGCCGAGGATCAGAAGGTGGTCCGAATGCGAATGGGCTAAGCCCAATTACGCCCTGTCGCAGGTGTTCACCGGGCACGGCGCATTCGGGAAATACCTGCGACGAATAGGGATTGAACGCAGTGACCACTGCTGGTTCTGCGGGAACGAAGAGAATGGTGTGAGCGACACTCCCGAGCACACGCTATGGGAGTGTCCGGCATGGGAGGCCGATCGCGCGGAAGCCAGGCTGAGCGGACTCAGACCGGACCGAAACGTGATCGGCAGTGAAATTGTAGAGTCGGAATGCAAGTGGAATGCGTTTGCAAGAATGGTAGAGAAAATCATGAATGCGAAACGTACGAGAGAGAATGAAAGAAGAAGAATGGTACAGGGAGAAGTCCTCCGCGACGCGGGCCGGTCTGAGCCGAATTAA